One part of the Amaranthus tricolor cultivar Red isolate AtriRed21 chromosome 16, ASM2621246v1, whole genome shotgun sequence genome encodes these proteins:
- the LOC130803241 gene encoding G-type lectin S-receptor-like serine/threonine-protein kinase SD2-5 translates to MRNLGFLKSPLFLFFYLAFYQSCIASIQKISTLPIGFQASQMSFIDNNGYFLLSKDSTFSLGFKPTDHDVTLFMLVIFHQPSSTVIWTANRANPVRNSDNFVFNNDGFVSLLNDGKVVWKADTNGKPVSAIELQNSGNLVMFGSDNKTIIWESFRHPTDTLLSNQDFVEGMQIWSNPDPKKGNLTYKLEIMSGHVILSSGYDTPQTYWSLEKDSRKILNKNGVISLARIESNSWKFYDENKVLLWQFLLPSNANGTYIAVLGNDGFLVFYSIGVSKIASQVRIPEDPCGTPEPCEAYSECSSSNRCQCPPGLSSTSCKPGIFDLCGNQSESPPLVNPGDGLSYFALEFAQPFKKTDLDDCKDLCSSNCSCLGLFFDNSSRNCFLFDRIGSFISDPSSKYSIYVKFSMDQGVGEGDSDSNSEHLPVVIGIVIATVLVVAGMVYGGYKYYKKKKEMPGSPHETSEEDNFLESLSGMPVRFSYQSLQDATNNFMVKLGQGGFGSVYQGKLLDGTPLAVKKLEGVGQGKKEFRAEVSIIGSIHHNHLVRLKGFCTEGSHRLLAYEFMANGSLDKWIFKRNKDDDCVLDWPTRFNIAMGTAKGLAYLHEDCEVKIVHCDIKPENVLLDERFEAKVSDFGLAKLMTREQSHVFTTLRGTRGYLAPEWITNYAISEKSDVYSYGMVLLEIIGGRKNFDPSLSSEKSHFPAYAFKMMEEGKLSEILDSSLKYDPNVESVTTAIKVALWCIQEDMSMRPPMTKVVQMLEGICYVPEPPTSSLTGARLFSSFFKLTSSDGSQGTATGSSSGPSEWNSDANMSAVRLSGPR, encoded by the coding sequence ATGAGAAACTTGGGTTTTCTCAAATCCCCActatttttgttcttttatcTTGCATTTTACCAATCTTGCATTGCTAGTATTCAAAAAATCAGTACTTTACCAATAGGGTTCCAAGCCTCTCAAATGAGTTTCATTGATAATAATGGGTATTTTCTCCTTTCAAAAGATTCCACCTTTTCATTAGGGTTTAAACCCACTGATCATGATGTTACCCTTTTCATGTTAGTAATCTTCCACCAACCAAGCTCCACTGTTATATGGACTGCAAATAGAGCCAACCCAGTTAGAAATTCAGACAATTTTGTGTTTAATAATGATGGGTTTGTGTCCCTTTTAAATGATGGGAAGGTTGTTTGGAAGGCAGATACTAATGGAAAGCCTGTTTCTGCCATTGAATTGCAGAATTCTGGGAATTTAGTGATGTTTGGGAGTGATAATAAAACCATTATTTGGGAAAGTTTTAGGCACCCAACTGATACCCTTCTTTCAAATCAAGATTTTGTAGAAGGGATGCAGATTTGGAGTAATCCTGATCCTAAAAAGGGTAATTTGACATATAAACTTGAGATCATGTCTGGTCATGTGATTCTTTCTTCTGGGTATGACACACCCCAAACTTATTGGTCTTTAGAAAAGGACTCTAGGAAGATACTTAACAAAAATGGGGTTATTAGTTTAGCTCGAATCGAGTCGAATTCGTGGAAGTTTTATGATGAGAATAAGGTCTTATTATGGCAGTTTCTATTGCCTTCTAATGCCAATGGTACCTATATTGCTGTCTTAGGAAATGATgggtttttggttttttataGCATTGGTGTATCAAAAATTGCATCTCAAGTTAGGATACCAGAAGATCCATGTGGGACTCCTGAGCCTTGTGAGGCCTATAGTGAGTGTTCTTCGAGTAATCGCTGTCAATGTCCTCCTGGGTTATCCTCGACTTCTTGTAAACCCGGTATCTTTGATCTATGTGGGAATCAAAGTGAGAGTCCTCCGTTAGTTAACCCTGGTGATGGGCTAAGCTATTTTGCTCTTGAGTTTGCTCAACCATTCAAAAAAACCGATTTGGATGATTGTAAGGACTTGTGTTCTAGTAATTGTTCATGTCTTGGCTTGTTCTTTGACAATAGCTCGCGTAATTGCTTTCTTTTCGATAGGATTGGGAGTTTTATATCCGATCCTAGCTCAAAATACTCCATTTATGTTAAGTTTTCGATGGATCAAGGTGTCGGAGAAGGCGATAGTGATAGCAATAGTGAGCATTTGCCTGTTGTGATTGGTATAGTTATTGCAACTGTACTAGTAGTTGCTGGTATGGTGTATGGAGGGTACAAGTATTATAAGAAAAAGAAGGAAATGCCAGGTTCTCCTCATGAGACTTCGGAAGAGGATAATTTCCTCGAGTCGTTATCAGGGATGCCGGTTAGGTTTAGCTATCAATCACTTCAGGATGCAACCAATAACTTCATGGTGAAACTCGGGCAAGGAGGATTCGGGTCGGTTTACCAAGGAAAACTTCTAGATGGGACTCCGCTTGCAGTGAAGAAACTCGAAGGGGTAGGTCAAGGGAAAAAGGAGTTTCGAGCTGAAGTTAGCATCATAGGCAGCATTCATCACAATCATTTGGTTCGACTTAAGGGGTTTTGCACGGAAGGGAGCCACCGGCTTTTAGCCTATGAGTTCATGGCTAATGGGTCTTTAGACAAATGGATCTTTAAGAGAAATAAGGATGATGATTGTGTTTTGGATTGGCCTACAAGGTTCAATATTGCTATGGGAACTGCCAAAGGGCTAGCATATCTTCATGAAGATTGTGAAGTAAAGATTGTTCATTGTGACATAAAACCCGAAAATGTGTTGCTTGATGAGCGGTTTGAGGCAAAAGTATCAGATTTCGGGTTAGCCAAGTTGATGACAAGGGAGCAAAGCCATGTTTTTACCACTCTTCGAGGCACTCGTGGGTATCTAGCCCCTGAGTGGATAACAAACTACGCGATATCAGAAAAGAGTGATGTTTATAGCTACGGAATGGTGTTGCTTGAGATCATCGGAGGAAGGAAAAACTTCGATCCGTCACTTTCCTCCGAGAAATCCCATTTCCCGGCTTATGCATTTAAGATGATGGAGGAAGGGAAGCTAAGTGAAATCCTCGACTCGAGCCTAAAATATGACCCGAATGTAGAGAGTGTCACAACCGCGATTAAGGTTGCATTATGGTGCATACAAGAAGACATGTCAATGAGGCCTCCTATGACTAAAGTTGTGCAAATGCTTGAAGGCATATGTTATGTTCCGGAACCTCCTACATCGTCCTTAACCGGAGCCAGGCTATTTTCAAGCTTCTTCAAGTTAACGAGTAGCGATGGTAGTCAAGGCACCGCGACTGGAAGCTCGTCTGGGCCATCAGAATGGAACAGTGATGCCAATATGTCCGCTGTCCGGCTCTCAGGGCCAAGATAG
- the LOC130803242 gene encoding G-type lectin S-receptor-like serine/threonine-protein kinase SD2-5, whose amino-acid sequence MGNWGFNHVKYVLYLIVLFALSQLCTSLSQQIGTIKPGFHASRMGFVDSNGLFLLSNKSTFAFGFQPSNSEANLFLLVILHQESSTVVWTANRASPVGNSDQIVFDTNGSVSLKRGGMSIWEPDTGGKRVFAVQLLDNGNLVFLGSDYNAKVWESFRYPTNTLFSNQDFVQGMQLLSDPSPRSNLTYMLEINSGDMILSAEYRTPQVYWSMRKDVRKIIDRDDGVIRSAMIESNSWKFYDQRKNFLWQFVFSSNPIGRNSTWIVVLRNDGFLAFYNLDNGPSKVPSSVRIPSDQCGTPEPCEAFFACSSSRCRCPLGLVSRGCNTSILAPCRNPNESFDLVDAGDGLSYFAMKFAQPFVKTNINGCQASCASNCTCLGLIFDRISGNCFLFDWMGSFISDPSSKYSVYVKVSKNRSVGERNGESNLKHLPIIIAIVISTLLVVVVMGYRGYIYYSKKKKVVRSPLVTSEDDSFFESLSGLPVRYSYKALQEATNNFSLKLGQGGFGSVYQGQLADGTSLAVKKLEGVGQGKKEFRAEISIIGSVHHIHLVRLKGFCTEGSHRLLVYEYMANGSLDKWIFRRNDDNGCVLDWPTRFSIAVGTAKGLAYLHEDCEVKIVHCDIKPENVLLDEHFVAKVSDFGLAKLMTREQSHVFTTLRGTRGYLAPEWITNYAISEKSDVYSYGMVLLEIIGGRKNYDPSLPFDKSYFPAYTFKMMNEGKIEEILDSSLNCDPDNTSVRIAIKVALWCIQEDMSMRPPMTTVVQMLEGICPVPKPPMSSSTIAGFSRNTMTGCSSRLSDVQLSGPR is encoded by the coding sequence ATGGGAAATTGGGGTTTCAATCATGTGAAATACGTTCTATATTTGATTGTTCTCTTTGCATTATCCCAACTTTGTACTTCTCTTAGCCAACAAATTGGCACCATAAAGCCTGGTTTTCATGCCTCTCGAATGGGTTTCGTCGATAGCAATGGGTTGTTTCTCTTGTCAAACAAGTCTACCTTTGCATTTGGGTTCCAACCCTCTAATAGTGAAGCTAACCTATTCCTACTAGTCATCTTGCACCAAGAAAGTTCCACGGTTGTGTGGACCGCCAATCGAGCATCCCCAGTTGGGAACTCGGATCAAATTGTGTTCGATACTAATGGTAGTGTGTCCCTCAAAAGAGGAGGAATGTCGATTTGGGAGCCTGATACAGGCGGAAAACGGGTTTTTGCAGTTCAATTGCTGGATAATGGGAACTTGGTGTTCCTTGGGAGTGATTATAATGCTAAAGTTTGGGAGAGTTTTAGGTATCCTACAAATACCCTGTTTTCAAATCAGGATTTTGTACAAGGTATGCAACTTTTAAGTGATCCTAGTCCTAGGAGTAACTTAACATACATGCTCGAGATAAATTCCGGTGATATGATTCTTTCAGCTGAATATAGGACACCCCAGGTGTATTGGTCTATGAGAAAGGATGTTAGGAAGATTATCGACCGGGACGATGGGGTGATTCGTTCAGCGATGATTGAGTCGAATTCATGGAAGTTTTATGATCAAAGAAAGAATTTTCTATGGCAATTTGTGTTTTCATCCAATCCGATTGGTAGGAATTCAACTTGGATTGTAGTTTTACGGAATGATGGATTTTTGGCCTTTTATAACCTCGACAATGGCCCATCGAAGGTTCCTTCCTCGGTGAGAATACCAAGTGATCAATGTGGAACACCCGAGCCTTGTGAGGCATTCTTCGCGTGTTCTAGTAGTAGGTGTCGGTGCCCTTTAGGACTAGTTTCTCGGGGTTGTAATACTAGCATCTTGGCTCCATGTCGAAACCCAAACGAGAGTTTTGATCTGGTCGATGCTGGAGATGGGCTGAGCTACTTTGCAATGAAGTTCGCTCAGCCATTTGTGAAAACTAATATCAATGGCTGCCAGGCTTCCTGTGCTTCTAATTGCACATGTCTTGGGCTGATATTTGATAGAATATCAGGCAATTGTTTTCTGTTTGATTGGATGGGAAGCTTTATTTCTGATCCTTCCTCTAAATACTCTGTCTATGTTAaagtttctaaaaatagaagtGTCGGAGAAAGAAATGGTGAAAGCAATCTTAAGCACTTGCCAATCATCATTGCCATAGTCATCTCGACTTTACTGGTGGTTGTGGTAATGGGATATCGAGGATACATATATTACTCGAAAAAGAAGAAAGTTGTACGGTCTCCTCTAGTAACGTCAGAAGATGATAGTTTCTTCGAGTCTTTGTCGGGTTTGCCAGTTAGATACAGCTACAAGGCCCTTCAGGAAGCAACGAACAATTTCTCGCTCAAGCTAGGTCAAGGAGGATTTGGATCGGTTTATCAAGGCCAACTTGCAGACGGGACTTCACTCGCAGTGAAGAAACTCGAAGGGGTTGGTCAAGGAAAAAAGGAGTTTCGAGCTGAAATTAGTATCATAGGCAGCGTTCATCATATTCATCTTGTTAGACTGAAGGGTTTTTGTACAGAAGGAAGCCACCGGCTTTTAGTTTATGAGTACATGGCAAATGGGTCTTTGGACAAATGGATTTTTCGAAGAAATGACGATAATGGTTGTGTTTTGGATTGGCCCACAAGGTTTAGTATCGCGGTTGGTACAGCAAAAGGGCTAGCATATCTTCATGAGGATTGTGAAGTGAAGATTGTACATTGTGACATAAAGCCCGAAAATGTGCTTCTAGATGAACACTTTGTGGCTAAAGTATCGGATTTTGGGTTAGCCAAGTTGATGACACGCGAGCAAAGCCATGTTTTTACCACACTTAGAGGAACTCGTGGGTATCTGGCACCCGAATGGATAACCAACTATGCGATCTCAGAAAAGAGCGATGTTTACAGCTACGGAATGGTGTTGCTTGAGATCATCGGAGGAAGGAAAAACTACGACCCTTCACTTCCTTTTGATAAGTCCTATTTCCCGGCCTATACTTTCAAGATGATGAACGAAGGGAAGATTGAGGAAATCCTTGACTCAAGTCTAAATTGCGATCCTGATAACACGAGTGTGAGAATAGCAATCAAGGTTGCATTGTGGTGCATACAAGAAGATATGTCGATGAGACCGCCTATGACGACAGTCGTGCAAATGCTTGAAGGGATCTGCCCTGTGCCTAAGCCTCCAATGTCTTCCTCGACGATTGCAGGGTTCTCTCGAAACACTATGACTGGCTGTTCGTCTAGACTTTCTGATGTTCAGCTTTCGGGACCAAGATAG